Part of the Acetomicrobium thermoterrenum DSM 13490 genome is shown below.
TCTCTCGTCCCTCAATTTCCTCAGAGCTGTCAACTTCTCCTGAAACTCAGGAGAAGTATAAAACATGCCATACCCTAAAATATGAACGTCGTCATAATACTCGGCTGATAACTCAATACCGGGTAAACCCGGCACATTATGCTTTCTGCAGGACTCCTCGAACTCCTGCAGACCGTCTGTCGTATCGTGATCCGTCAAAGACAATAGAGAAATGGCCTTTTTTTTGCCCTTATAACCACATCCGACGGTGACAATGTGCCATCAGATGCAGTCGAGTGAACATGTAAATCTACCAACATCGGTTTCTCACTCTAAGAAATTTTTTATTTCAAAAACAGAAGCAACGTCCAAAAGAACGATCAAATCCCCTTCCTTAGTTCTAACGATACCCTCCAAATATTCCTTTGATATTGCAGAATCGATGGAGTCAGCACTCTCTATTTGATGGACAATCACCGATTTTACCTCTCGCACGGAGTCAACCATAATACCGAACATGATATCTTCCTCTTCGATAACAACTATCCTTGAATCGTTCTTCCGCTCAACTTCCTTTCGACCCATTTTGACGGCCACATCCATGACCGGGATAACCGTACCCCTTAAATTGATAACCCCGCAGACGTATTGAGGCGCATTAGGAACTCTAGTTATGCTCTCAGGTATGCGAACAATTTCCCTGATCTTAGAAACCTCTATAGCATAATGTTCGCCGAACAAATCGAACACTAATAACGTCATCTCGCCAGTACCTTTGGTATCTTGATAACCCTCTTTTTTCGTCGATATTTCTTCCTTAACCGTCATTGATATCTCCCCCTTACGTCAATCTCCAAGGCTCAAAACGCAACAAATCACCCTTCAAAGACAAAAGACTGATTCCCTTCTCATCCACTATGGCCAATGATGGAGGTTCGCCACCTTTTGGTAAACTTGCAGATCCCGGATTTAGAAAAACAGTTTTTCCCTCGCAGATAACAGAACTAATATGAGTATGCCCAGTAAGCACCAAATCGGCCTTAAAGTCAAGCGCCAAACCTTTATACCTTTCAAAAAATGTTCCGTGATGAGCGAAGACGAGTTTGCCGTCCAACCATAAGACACAATAGGGATAGGATACAGGCCACTTTATCATGGCTTCATCTATATCCGCATCGCAATTGCCCTTAATTATAATGACGGGAACATCAGAAGAGTTTATCTCTTCTGCCAACTCTTTAGGGGCATACCCATCTGGAAGAGGGTTTCGAGGGCCATGATATAACACATCGCCGAGATGTACGATCAAATTTACGTCTTTACAGATTTTCTTGGCAAGCCCCCAAGCTTTAACGCTACCATGGGTATCGGAAATTACGGCAACTTTGAAAGACACAGAGAAATTCACCTGCCCTTTAACGATAATAGGTCTCTCAAAAGCGAATAAGATGTCTCTTTTGGACCAGACCCAGAACCGCTAACGCATATTTCACCAATCATATCGGTCAAAAGCAGTGCCCCCACAGAAAATCCCTCCAGATAAGCTAAAGGGTGGCCCATCGACAAAATTTCAGGGTTCACCGTAATATCGAGATCATCAGCATTTATCTCGACTCTCGAAAGGAGCTTTAGTTTGCCGCCCCTTCTTTTGGCATCTTCTATGGCTTGAGTAGTAACATTCCTTATTCCTTTAACGTGAACCTGGCTCATCCCCACATTCAAGCCCATAAGACTCTTAGCCACGATCACTGTCTTTGCCGCGGCCTCCAATCCATCTATATCAACCCAAGGATTTTGCTCTGAAAGACCCCTTCTTTGCGTTTCTAGGAGAGCTTCATCAAAAGAGCAACCCATTTCCATTATGCTTAAAATATAATTACACGTACCGTTTAGGATTCCCTCGAACCTTTTTATCCGA
Proteins encoded:
- a CDS encoding chemotaxis protein CheW, translating into MTVKEEISTKKEGYQDTKGTGEMTLLVFDLFGEHYAIEVSKIREIVRIPESITRVPNAPQYVCGVINLRGTVIPVMDVAVKMGRKEVERKNDSRIVVIEEEDIMFGIMVDSVREVKSVIVHQIESADSIDSAISKEYLEGIVRTKEGDLIVLLDVASVFEIKNFLE
- a CDS encoding homoserine dehydrogenase — translated: MDVLLFGCGRVGRAFCELLCRKSDMLKRASISLVGVATKSRGCIYNPHGIDVDDMLRWESITGRIDALSRGGCSVIQDSNEMLRDINYDVLVDCTPSDFDLGEPARSIIIKAIQKGKHVITANTAAMSLYFDEIMDEALEMGVKVLYEATVLSGTPLFSLVRDGLPGCRIKRFEGILNGTCNYILSIMEMGCSFDEALLETQRRGLSEQNPWVDIDGLEAAAKTVIVAKSLMGLNVGMSQVHVKGIRNVTTQAIEDAKRRGGKLKLLSRVEINADDLDITVNPEILSMGHPLAYLEGFSVGALLLTDMIGEICVSGSGSGPKETSYSLLRDLLSLKGR
- the yfcE gene encoding phosphodiesterase, producing MSFKVAVISDTHGSVKAWGLAKKICKDVNLIVHLGDVLYHGPRNPLPDGYAPKELAEEINSSDVPVIIIKGNCDADIDEAMIKWPVSYPYCVLWLDGKLVFAHHGTFFERYKGLALDFKADLVLTGHTHISSVICEGKTVFLNPGSASLPKGGEPPSLAIVDEKGISLLSLKGDLLRFEPWRLT